The DNA region TCTTGCCCTTTCGCTTGAGCGATCGGCCTCTGCATGTTTCCACCCAATGTCTGCGCATTGACTCCAGTCATTTCGAGATTCAATTTTACCTTTTTGTCCTTTACGAGGGTCTCAATATTATATTGGATTTCCGTCGGAATCTTACCCGTAGTTATATTAACTACATCGGGCCTTAATAGATCGTCACAAACATGTATCATTCTTGTTATTATGCGCCCCGATTCCTTATCTTGCATTTTGATTGCCTGGTTACTATCCACAAGATTTTTGGAGAAGAACACAAGGGCACTTTGGTAATTTTCGGACT from Bdellovibrionales bacterium includes:
- a CDS encoding DUF4468 domain-containing protein; its protein translation is MKKLVLLLTLSGCAAMSLKAVDQKDLIHSYVIENKKSKSENYQSALVFFSKNLVDSNQAIKMQDKESGRIITRMIHVCDDLLRPDVVNITTGKIPTEIQYNIETLVKDKKVKLNLEMTGVNAQTLGGNMQRPIAQAKGQEQAIKKCSDKLKNFILEGLAKDTETF